A window from Apostichopus japonicus isolate 1M-3 chromosome 2, ASM3797524v1, whole genome shotgun sequence encodes these proteins:
- the LOC139977834 gene encoding uncharacterized protein — MKRWLQEKLTKKPLHQSDFTKDISTKPRTSRKLSDAIEVRTSSSIDQQGQSPSICDLPDDILLLILRYLSPADETFYSFPRVCRRFRNVSCQLSHYGHRSTIKIGPEDTISFKLFTTLMKEFANHIQTVDFSGCDDVTDQVIHTVAKTCRHLKQLYLTGCGQLTNVGLKVVARYLHELESLDVSLCPWITASGIFLVVTSVGRSLKKLHMNNCLGMRSCGLIAFSLGKYCPKLTHLTLAWTPEFGLQPPAVQLNLIKFSTRCHRVEYMDISYNECHTLDLAELEHNCPRLKHLKAHHVFKDNSLTSLRNGFLQLTRLDLTDNWRLADRGLSLIVEHCPLLMELILTRCYDLRGRGIVLTISSCENLRSLKVNFCFYMDEKALEWVGTMSKSLTHMDVSHNVNISPITLRNISEVRKSHKRAPVEIITGGCPKITRSSSRFK, encoded by the exons ATG AAGAGGTGGTTACAAGAGAAACTAACGAAGAAGCCTCTTCACCAAAGTGACTTCACCAAAGACATATCAACGAAACCAAGGACATCGAGAAAGCTGTCTGACGCTATCGAAGTGAGGACAAGCTCGAGTATTGACCAACAAG GTCAATCACCTTCAATCTGTGATCTTCCAGACGATATTCTATTATTGATACTACGTTATCTCAGCCCTGCAGATGAGACATTTTATAGTTTTCCTCGAGTCTGCCGGCGATTTAGGAATGTATCCTGCCAGTTATCTCACTATGGACACCGATCGACTATCAAGATTGGCCCAGAGGATACGATCTCATTCAAATTATTTACCACGCTAATGAAAGAATTCGCAAATCATATTCAAACGGTAGATTTTTCGGgttgtgatgacgtcactgatcaGGTCATCCATACCGTGGCTAAGACTTGCCGCCATTTGAAACAGCTGTACTTAACCGGATGTGGACAACTGACTAACGTGGGGTTAAAGGTCGTTGCCAGGTACCTCCATGAGTTAGAGAGCTTAGATGTAAGTCTGTGCCCGTGGATCACAGCTAGCGGAATATTCTTGGTTGTGACGTCAGTCGGGAGATCGCTCAAGAAACTCCACATGAATAATTGTCTGGGCATGCGCTCTTGTGGTTTAATAGCGTTCTCATTGGGCAAATACTGTCCAAAGTTAACGCATCTTACACTCGCTTGGACTCCTGAGTTTGGTCTTCAGCCTCCTGCTGTTCAACTAAATTTGATAAA ATTTTCTACTAGATGCCATCGTGTGGAATACATGGATATTAGCTACAATGAATGTCATACTTTGGACCTTGCTGAGTTGGAACACAACTGTCCACGACTGAAGCATTTGAAGGCTCATCATGTATTTAAG GATAATAGCCTGACGAGCTTACGGAACGGATTCCTTCAGCTGACCAGACTTGATTTGACAGACAACTGGCGCTTGGCTGACAGAGGGCTGTCTTTAATTGTGGAACACTGCCCTCTATTAATGGAACTAATCTTGACACGGTGCTACGACTTACGCGGTCGTGGAATAGTGCTAACAATTTCGTCCTGTGAAAATCTTCGCAGTCTGAAAGTGAACTTTTGTTTCTATATGGACGAGAAAGCTTTGGAGTGGGTAGGCACAATGTCGAAAAGTTTGACTCACATGGATGTTAGCCACAACGTGAACATTTCTCCGATCACATTACGTAATATCAGCGAAGTACGGAAGTCACACAAAAGAGCACCGGTTGAGATAATCACCGGTGGATGTCCTAAAATTACTCGATCTTCGTCAAGATTTAAGTAG